One stretch of Amycolatopsis sp. NBC_00345 DNA includes these proteins:
- a CDS encoding bifunctional SulP family inorganic anion transporter/carbonic anhydrase, with amino-acid sequence MRPLAVLRHDVPASLVVFLVAVPLSLGIALASGAPIVAGLIAAIVGGVVAGALGGSPLQVSGPAAGLTVIMAETINTFGWAVTCLITVAAGALQVLLGLSRVARAALAISPAIVHGMLAGIGVTIVLGQLHVILGGKAQSSAIENIAELPAQIVAHHDAAAVIGLLTIVILLVWPRLPAAVRKVPGPLAAIAVATVVSVAAGMTLPRVELPGDLLQIRFAPALPGGGWADVAVAAVTIALIASVESLLSAVAVDKLHNGARSNLDRELVGQGAANMVSGALGGLPVTGVIVRSSTNVSAGGKTRASAILHGVWVLVFVVVLAGLIQNIPLAALAGLLVHVGAKLVNPGHLKQVLRHGDLALYLVTLAGVVVFDLLTGVVAGIVLALLLMLRRTVWSGIHVERDGERWRVVVEGVLTFLSVPRLTKVLGTVPEGATVTLELVVDYLDHASFESLISWQQAHERAGGTVSVDEVGHPWLAKGREGHPTLRRTAAAGAVPRWLAPWSDWQAADVHVPGQRAHPTRRGATEFQRRAAPLLRETLSGLADGQRPHTMFITCGDSRIVPNLITTSGPGDLFTVRNIGNLVPPAQADPSMNAAVEYAVGVLRVREIVVCGHSSCGAMGALADGPPPGTALEVWLRHAEPSRTRRGPVTLDGERPGREPDRLALHNVLQQLEHLRQYPMVVEAERRGDLVLTGLYFDVGEAQVSLSDPVTGAFVTAGTPTVARHGG; translated from the coding sequence ATGAGACCTCTTGCCGTGCTTCGTCACGACGTACCCGCCTCACTGGTGGTGTTCCTGGTCGCTGTCCCGCTTTCCCTCGGCATCGCACTGGCGTCCGGGGCCCCGATCGTCGCGGGGCTGATCGCGGCGATCGTCGGGGGTGTGGTCGCCGGCGCCCTGGGCGGGTCGCCGCTGCAGGTCAGCGGGCCCGCCGCGGGGCTGACCGTGATCATGGCCGAGACGATCAACACCTTCGGCTGGGCGGTGACGTGCCTGATCACGGTCGCCGCCGGGGCGTTGCAGGTGCTGCTCGGGCTCAGCCGGGTCGCGCGGGCCGCGCTCGCCATCTCGCCCGCGATCGTGCACGGCATGCTCGCCGGCATCGGCGTGACGATCGTGCTGGGCCAGCTGCACGTCATCCTCGGCGGGAAGGCGCAGAGCTCAGCGATCGAGAACATCGCCGAGCTGCCCGCGCAGATCGTCGCCCACCACGACGCCGCGGCCGTGATCGGCCTGCTCACCATCGTCATCCTGCTGGTCTGGCCGCGGCTGCCCGCCGCGGTGCGGAAGGTGCCGGGCCCGCTGGCGGCCATCGCGGTGGCCACCGTCGTCTCCGTGGCCGCCGGGATGACGCTGCCGCGCGTCGAGCTGCCCGGCGACCTGCTGCAGATCCGTTTCGCGCCCGCGCTGCCCGGAGGCGGCTGGGCGGACGTCGCCGTGGCCGCCGTGACGATCGCGCTGATCGCGAGCGTCGAGAGCCTGCTGTCCGCGGTCGCCGTCGACAAACTGCACAACGGCGCCCGCTCCAACCTCGACCGTGAGCTGGTCGGCCAGGGCGCCGCCAACATGGTCTCCGGCGCGCTCGGCGGCCTGCCCGTGACCGGCGTGATCGTGCGCAGCTCGACGAACGTGTCCGCCGGCGGCAAGACCCGCGCGTCCGCGATCCTGCACGGGGTGTGGGTGCTGGTGTTCGTGGTCGTGCTCGCCGGCCTGATCCAGAACATCCCGCTGGCCGCGCTCGCCGGCCTGCTGGTGCACGTCGGCGCCAAGCTGGTGAACCCCGGGCACCTCAAGCAGGTGCTGCGTCACGGCGACCTGGCGCTGTACCTCGTCACGCTCGCCGGCGTGGTGGTGTTCGACCTGCTCACCGGCGTGGTCGCCGGGATCGTGCTGGCCCTGCTGCTGATGCTGCGCCGCACCGTCTGGTCCGGCATCCACGTCGAGCGCGACGGCGAGCGCTGGCGCGTGGTGGTGGAAGGCGTGCTCACCTTCCTGTCCGTGCCGCGGCTGACGAAGGTGCTCGGCACCGTCCCGGAAGGCGCGACGGTGACCCTCGAGCTGGTCGTCGACTACCTCGACCACGCCTCGTTCGAAAGCCTGATCAGCTGGCAGCAGGCGCACGAGCGGGCCGGTGGCACGGTGTCCGTCGACGAGGTCGGCCACCCGTGGCTGGCCAAGGGCCGGGAGGGGCACCCGACGCTGCGGCGCACCGCCGCGGCCGGGGCCGTGCCGCGCTGGCTCGCGCCGTGGTCGGACTGGCAGGCGGCGGACGTCCACGTGCCGGGCCAGCGCGCGCACCCGACGCGCCGCGGCGCCACCGAGTTCCAGCGCCGGGCCGCGCCGCTGCTGCGGGAGACGCTCAGCGGCCTCGCCGACGGCCAGCGGCCGCACACCATGTTCATCACCTGCGGCGACTCCCGGATCGTGCCGAACCTCATCACCACCAGCGGCCCGGGAGACCTGTTCACCGTGCGGAACATCGGCAACCTCGTGCCGCCCGCGCAGGCGGACCCGTCGATGAACGCCGCGGTGGAGTACGCCGTCGGGGTGCTGCGGGTGCGCGAGATCGTGGTCTGCGGCCACTCCAGCTGCGGTGCGATGGGCGCGCTGGCCGACGGGCCGCCGCCGGGGACGGCGCTGGAAGTGTGGCTGCGGCACGCCGAGCCGAGCCGGACCCGCCGCGGCCCGGTGACGCTCGACGGCGAGCGGCCGGGCCGGGAGCCGGACCGGCTGGCCCTGCACAACGTGCTCCAGCAGCTCGAGCACCTCCGCCAGTACCCGATGGTCGTCGAGGCGGAGCGGCGCGGTGACCTCGTGCTCACCGGGCTGTACTTCGACGTCGGCGAGGCTCAGGTGTCCCTGTCCGACCCGGTGACCGGGGCGTTCGTCACCGCGGGCACGCCCACCGTCGCCCGTCACGGCGGGTGA
- the bioD gene encoding dethiobiotin synthase, giving the protein MLVMTGTGTGVGKTITTAAIAALALGQGRRVAVLKPAQTGVAPDEPGDLDEVVRLAGRGLTTRELRRYPDPLSPEAAARRSGLPTLGPGEIAAAASDLDAGHDLTLLEGAGGLLVRFDAQGSGLADVAWALGAPVVIVAEAGLGTLNATALTAEVATRRGLNVAGVVIGSWPAVPDLAAVENLRDLPDAAGAPLLGVLPEGLGEANRDTFAERVRHGLSPWFGGEFDPETFAGSVSAQK; this is encoded by the coding sequence ATGCTGGTGATGACGGGGACCGGGACCGGCGTCGGGAAGACGATCACCACGGCGGCGATCGCGGCCCTGGCCCTCGGACAGGGGCGGCGGGTGGCCGTGCTCAAACCGGCGCAGACCGGGGTGGCGCCGGACGAGCCGGGTGACCTCGACGAGGTCGTGCGCCTGGCCGGCCGGGGCCTGACCACCCGTGAGCTGCGACGGTATCCGGATCCGCTGTCCCCGGAGGCGGCCGCGCGCCGCAGCGGGCTGCCGACGCTGGGGCCGGGCGAGATCGCGGCCGCGGCCAGCGACCTGGACGCCGGGCACGACCTGACGCTGCTGGAAGGCGCGGGCGGGCTGCTCGTCCGGTTCGACGCGCAGGGCAGCGGGCTCGCGGACGTCGCGTGGGCGCTCGGCGCACCCGTGGTCATCGTCGCCGAAGCCGGCCTCGGCACGCTCAACGCGACCGCGCTGACCGCCGAGGTCGCCACGCGGCGCGGGCTGAACGTGGCCGGCGTCGTGATCGGCTCCTGGCCCGCCGTGCCGGACCTGGCGGCCGTCGAGAACCTGCGGGACCTGCCGGACGCGGCCGGCGCGCCGCTGTTAGGGGTGCTGCCCGAGGGGCTGGGCGAGGCGAACCGCGATACCTTCGCCGAGCGGGTGCGCCACGGGCTCTCGCCGTGGTTCGGCGGCGAGTTCGACCCCGAGACGTTCGCGGGGAGCGTGTCCGCGCAGAAGTGA
- the bioB gene encoding biotin synthase BioB, which yields MTAASGKTDIGDVLAVAREQVLERGVGLSEEQVLAVLRLPDERLSDALQLAHEVRVRWCGPEVEVEGIVSLKTGGCPEDCHFCSQSGRFPSPVRSAWLDVPGLVKAARQTRETGASEFCIVAAVRGPDQRLLSQVREGVRAIRADGNDIQIACSLGMLTQEQVDELVEMGVHRYNHNLETARSHFPEVVTTHSWEERWDTLRMVAEAGMEVCCGGIIGMGETVEQRAEFAVQLAQLSPHEVPMNFLIPQPGTPYEHYEIVEGKDALRTVAAFRLAMPRTMLRFAGGRELTLGDLGAEQGMLGGVNAIIVGNYLTNLGRPASADLKMLDELKMPVKALSDSL from the coding sequence GTGACCGCAGCCTCCGGGAAGACCGATATCGGTGACGTGCTCGCCGTCGCGCGCGAGCAGGTCCTCGAGCGGGGCGTGGGGCTGTCGGAGGAGCAGGTGCTGGCCGTGCTGCGGCTGCCCGACGAGCGGCTGTCCGACGCGCTGCAGCTGGCGCACGAGGTCCGCGTGCGCTGGTGCGGGCCCGAGGTGGAGGTCGAGGGCATCGTCAGCCTGAAGACCGGCGGCTGCCCCGAGGACTGCCACTTCTGCTCCCAGTCCGGCCGCTTCCCGTCGCCGGTGCGCTCGGCCTGGCTGGACGTCCCCGGCCTGGTCAAGGCCGCGCGGCAGACCCGGGAGACGGGCGCGAGCGAGTTCTGCATCGTCGCCGCCGTGCGCGGCCCGGACCAGCGGCTGCTCTCGCAGGTCCGCGAGGGCGTGCGGGCGATCCGCGCGGACGGCAACGACATCCAGATCGCCTGCTCGCTCGGCATGCTCACCCAGGAGCAGGTCGACGAGCTGGTCGAGATGGGCGTGCACCGCTACAACCACAACCTCGAGACGGCGCGCTCGCACTTCCCCGAGGTCGTCACCACGCACTCGTGGGAAGAGCGCTGGGACACCCTGCGGATGGTCGCCGAGGCCGGCATGGAGGTCTGCTGCGGCGGCATCATCGGCATGGGGGAGACGGTCGAGCAGCGGGCGGAGTTCGCGGTGCAGCTGGCGCAGCTGAGCCCGCACGAGGTGCCGATGAACTTCCTGATCCCGCAGCCGGGCACGCCGTACGAGCACTACGAGATCGTCGAGGGCAAGGACGCGCTGCGCACGGTCGCGGCGTTCCGGCTCGCGATGCCGCGCACGATGCTGCGCTTCGCCGGCGGCCGGGAGCTGACGCTCGGCGACCTCGGCGCGGAGCAGGGCATGCTCGGCGGGGTCAACGCGATCATCGTCGGCAACTACCTGACCAACCTCGGCCGCCCCGCGAGCGCCGACCTGAAGATGCTGGACGAGCTGAAGATGCCGGTGAAGGCGCTCAGTGACAGCCTCTGA
- the bsaP gene encoding biotin synthase auxiliary protein BsaP, translating into MTASDQPGYCVHCGQPSAGGTDHAACHNPRTELEPPRFCVFCARRLVVQVTPVGWTARCSRHGETASA; encoded by the coding sequence GTGACAGCCTCTGACCAACCCGGCTATTGCGTCCACTGTGGACAACCGTCGGCGGGGGGCACGGACCACGCGGCCTGCCACAACCCGCGCACGGAGCTGGAGCCGCCGCGCTTCTGCGTGTTCTGCGCGCGGCGGCTGGTGGTGCAGGTGACCCCGGTCGGCTGGACGGCGCGGTGCAGCAGGCACGGCGAGACCGCCAGCGCCTGA
- a CDS encoding DUF2567 domain-containing protein produces the protein MVDSAGKAAHRSSGVAEAWSVPVLFPPHRLRPKVVVKADLLPAVSVLSTAGLLGIPLGWLWSLMAPPERVRVVTGDGQLAPLELESWHRFDDLAIYGFLALATGLLVGIVAWLMRERRGPVVFLAAAGGATLAAWLGTQLGAAFVNSKYAVDTAPALGAVVAQAPRLESGWVVLAAPLMTSLVYALLTAWNGREDLGRRLG, from the coding sequence GTGGTCGATTCCGCGGGCAAGGCAGCACACCGGTCGTCCGGCGTGGCCGAGGCCTGGTCGGTACCGGTGCTCTTCCCGCCGCACCGCCTGCGGCCCAAGGTCGTGGTGAAGGCGGACCTGCTGCCCGCCGTGAGCGTGCTCTCGACCGCCGGGCTGCTCGGCATTCCGCTCGGCTGGCTGTGGTCGCTGATGGCGCCGCCGGAGCGGGTCCGTGTGGTCACCGGCGACGGCCAGCTCGCCCCGCTGGAGCTGGAGAGCTGGCACCGCTTCGACGACCTGGCCATCTACGGTTTCCTCGCGCTCGCCACCGGCCTTCTGGTCGGCATCGTCGCGTGGCTGATGCGTGAACGCCGTGGCCCGGTGGTCTTCCTGGCCGCGGCCGGCGGGGCCACGCTCGCCGCCTGGCTGGGCACGCAGCTCGGGGCCGCGTTCGTGAACTCGAAGTACGCCGTGGACACCGCCCCGGCGCTGGGCGCGGTGGTCGCCCAGGCGCCCCGGCTGGAGTCCGGCTGGGTGGTGCTGGCCGCGCCGCTGATGACCTCGCTGGTGTACGCGCTGCTCACGGCCTGGAACGGCCGGGAAGACCTGGGCCGCCGGCTCGGCTGA
- a CDS encoding LON peptidase substrate-binding domain-containing protein — translation MTEPEQDPSGTATLPLFPLQTVLLPGTHLPLHIFEPRYRQLMSDLVSGGVPGREFGVIALRAPLVREVTGLGHVYDIGCGTVLREAKRLPDGRYDVVSKASRRFRLREIDSTSAPYLIGVVDWLPDEVTPAAASDTAARLGEVARTAHQRYCEAAWHAEDWHSPAEDADIAELAYQLAADCLLPIEDRQLLLEETHPLRRLRIVCRLLTRETGFLSTLSAVPLPPTELADFTKPGNLN, via the coding sequence GTGACCGAGCCGGAGCAGGACCCCAGCGGGACGGCGACTCTGCCGTTGTTCCCGCTGCAGACCGTGCTGCTCCCCGGCACCCATCTGCCGCTGCACATCTTCGAGCCGCGCTACCGGCAGCTGATGTCGGACCTGGTGAGCGGCGGCGTGCCCGGCCGCGAGTTCGGCGTCATCGCGCTCCGGGCCCCGCTGGTGCGTGAGGTGACCGGTCTGGGCCACGTGTACGACATCGGCTGCGGCACGGTGCTGCGCGAGGCGAAGCGCCTGCCCGACGGCCGGTACGACGTGGTCAGCAAGGCCAGCCGGCGCTTCCGGCTGCGGGAAATCGACAGCACGTCGGCGCCGTACCTGATCGGCGTCGTCGACTGGCTGCCCGACGAGGTGACGCCGGCCGCGGCGAGCGACACGGCGGCCCGGCTCGGCGAGGTCGCGCGCACGGCGCACCAGCGTTACTGCGAAGCGGCCTGGCACGCCGAGGACTGGCACTCCCCCGCCGAGGACGCCGACATCGCCGAGCTGGCCTACCAGCTGGCGGCCGACTGCCTGCTGCCCATCGAGGACCGTCAGCTCCTGCTCGAAGAGACCCATCCCCTGCGCCGGCTGCGGATCGTCTGCCGCCTGCTCACCCGCGAGACCGGCTTCCTCTCGACGCTCAGCGCGGTCCCCCTGCCGCCCACGGAACTGGCCGACTTCACCAAGCCGGGCAACCTGAACTAG
- a CDS encoding NUDIX hydrolase, translated as MRSDTLRVLLWRRALDPHLGRWSLPGGRLRPDEDVETSIRRQLAEKVDVRRLKHVEQLSVFSAPDRVPGPRVVATAFLGLVPSGVDPEVPEDTEWHDVDALPRTAFDHEAIVLRARDRLRSKLSYTNLGFALAPEEFTVSELRGLYSAALGYKVSATNLQRVLSRRGLLVPTGHTTSPGRAGGRPAAQFSFAGKGMQVTDPFAVLKPPPER; from the coding sequence GTGCGCTCGGACACACTGCGGGTGCTGCTCTGGCGCCGGGCGCTTGATCCGCACCTCGGCCGCTGGTCCCTGCCGGGCGGCCGGCTGCGCCCGGACGAGGACGTGGAGACCTCGATCCGGCGCCAGCTCGCGGAGAAGGTCGACGTGCGCCGGCTCAAGCACGTGGAGCAGCTTTCGGTGTTCAGCGCGCCGGACCGCGTGCCGGGGCCGCGGGTCGTGGCGACGGCGTTCCTCGGCCTGGTCCCCTCCGGTGTCGACCCCGAAGTGCCCGAGGACACGGAGTGGCACGACGTGGACGCGCTGCCACGCACCGCGTTCGACCACGAGGCGATCGTGCTGCGCGCGCGGGACCGGCTGCGCTCGAAACTGAGCTACACCAACCTCGGTTTCGCCCTGGCACCCGAGGAGTTCACGGTCTCCGAGCTGCGCGGGCTGTACTCCGCGGCGCTCGGCTACAAGGTTTCCGCGACGAATCTGCAGCGCGTGCTCTCCCGCCGCGGACTGCTTGTGCCGACGGGGCACACGACGTCACCCGGTCGGGCCGGCGGCCGTCCCGCCGCGCAATTCTCCTTCGCAGGCAAAGGGATGCAGGTCACTGACCCGTTCGCAGTCCTCAAGCCGCCACCTGAAAGGTGA
- the nadA gene encoding quinolinate synthase NadA yields the protein MSITVEADFTPYGGVEANAEWADEVRALARKRDAVLLAHNYQVPEIQDIADFTGDSLALSRIAASSDASTIVFCGVHFMAETAKILAPRKTVLIPDARAGCSLADSITGDQLREWKAEHPGAVVVSYVNTTAEVKAETDICCTSSNAVDVVASIPADQEVLFLPDQFLGAHVKRVTGRENMHVWAGECHVHAGINGAELAARAAENPDADLFIHPECGCATSALYLAGEGAVAPERVKILSTGDMVHAARDTKAKSVLVATEIGMIHQLRKAAPEIDFRAVNERASCRYMKMITPAALLRSLRDGADEVHVDLETAAKARASVQRMIEIGQSGGGE from the coding sequence ATGAGTATTACGGTTGAGGCAGACTTCACGCCCTACGGCGGGGTCGAGGCGAACGCCGAATGGGCCGACGAGGTGCGCGCACTCGCCCGCAAACGCGACGCGGTGCTGCTGGCGCACAACTACCAGGTCCCGGAGATCCAGGACATCGCGGACTTCACGGGCGATTCGCTGGCGTTGAGCCGGATCGCGGCGAGCAGCGACGCCTCCACCATCGTCTTCTGCGGCGTGCACTTCATGGCCGAGACGGCGAAGATCCTGGCCCCGCGGAAGACGGTGCTGATCCCCGACGCGCGGGCCGGCTGCTCGCTCGCCGACTCCATCACCGGCGACCAGCTGCGGGAGTGGAAGGCCGAGCACCCCGGCGCGGTGGTGGTGTCCTACGTGAACACGACCGCCGAGGTGAAGGCCGAGACCGACATCTGCTGCACGTCCTCGAACGCCGTGGACGTGGTCGCCTCCATCCCGGCTGACCAGGAGGTTCTCTTCCTGCCGGACCAGTTCCTCGGCGCGCACGTCAAGCGCGTGACCGGCCGGGAGAACATGCACGTCTGGGCCGGGGAGTGCCACGTGCACGCCGGGATCAACGGCGCCGAGCTGGCCGCGCGGGCCGCGGAGAACCCGGACGCCGACCTGTTCATCCACCCCGAGTGCGGCTGCGCGACGTCGGCGCTCTACCTCGCCGGGGAGGGCGCGGTGGCGCCGGAGCGGGTGAAGATCCTCTCCACCGGCGACATGGTGCACGCGGCTCGTGACACCAAGGCGAAGTCGGTTCTGGTGGCCACCGAGATCGGCATGATCCACCAGCTGCGCAAGGCCGCGCCGGAGATCGACTTCCGGGCGGTGAACGAACGGGCGTCGTGCCGGTACATGAAGATGATCACCCCCGCGGCGTTGCTGCGGAGCCTGCGGGACGGCGCGGACGAGGTGCACGTCGACCTCGAAACGGCGGCGAAGGCGCGCGCTTCGGTGCAGCGGATGATCGAAATCGGGCAGTCCGGCGGCGGCGAATGA
- a CDS encoding L-aspartate oxidase, producing the protein MTTPVNASQAKTPAWEARADLVVVGSGVAGLTAALRARELGLHVLVITKAAVADGNTRWAQGGVAVVLEGEHDLGDSVAKHAEDTFTAGAGLCDEDAARSILDGGPAAVERLRRGGATFDAGTEGLARAREGGHSAFRVIHAGGDATGAEVERTLVAQAGSRRVPVLEHHIAVDALRTPAGEVAGVTVLDRDGVPGVVRASAVLLASGGFGQLYQATSNPEIATGDGLALALRAGATVADVEFVQFHPTVLYTPGARGRCPLVTEAVRGEGATLVDGAGASVMHGVHPLGDLAPRDVVSAAITRRMGLAPGGVDDHVFLDATSVPGFAKRFPTVFAACAVLGVDPAKDAIPVTPAAHFACGGVVTTVDGRSTVRGLYAAGEVARTGLHGANRLASNSLLEGLVVGHRVAEAVAADLAAGLLPDPARGRLPASAVAPAADRDALQRVMSRYAAIGRDADGLAAAGSVLDLSTQDSPLWTHAAVEDAALTVAAQALLTAAALRTESRGCHVRTDFPERDERDWRRSQLLRLSLSGQPVLAEKIPLEGVA; encoded by the coding sequence ATGACCACGCCGGTTAATGCTTCGCAGGCTAAAACCCCGGCCTGGGAAGCGCGCGCGGACCTGGTCGTCGTCGGCAGCGGGGTGGCCGGGCTGACGGCCGCGCTGCGGGCACGGGAACTCGGGCTGCACGTCCTCGTGATCACCAAGGCCGCGGTCGCGGACGGCAACACGCGCTGGGCCCAGGGCGGCGTCGCGGTGGTCCTGGAGGGCGAGCACGACCTGGGCGACTCCGTCGCGAAGCACGCCGAGGACACCTTCACCGCGGGTGCGGGCTTGTGCGACGAGGACGCAGCGCGCTCGATCCTCGACGGTGGGCCGGCCGCGGTCGAGCGGTTACGCCGTGGCGGCGCGACCTTCGACGCCGGCACCGAGGGCCTGGCGCGGGCCCGCGAGGGCGGGCACAGCGCGTTCCGCGTGATCCACGCGGGCGGTGACGCCACCGGCGCGGAGGTCGAGCGGACGCTCGTCGCGCAGGCGGGCAGCCGGCGCGTGCCGGTGCTGGAGCACCACATCGCGGTCGACGCGCTGCGCACCCCGGCGGGCGAGGTGGCCGGGGTGACGGTGCTGGACCGTGACGGCGTGCCCGGGGTGGTGCGGGCGTCCGCGGTGCTGCTGGCCAGCGGCGGGTTCGGGCAGCTGTACCAGGCGACGTCGAACCCGGAGATCGCGACCGGCGACGGGCTCGCGCTCGCGCTGCGGGCCGGGGCGACCGTGGCCGACGTCGAGTTCGTGCAGTTTCACCCGACGGTGCTCTACACGCCGGGCGCCCGCGGCCGGTGCCCGCTGGTCACCGAGGCCGTCCGCGGCGAGGGCGCGACCCTCGTCGACGGCGCGGGCGCGTCGGTGATGCACGGCGTGCACCCGCTGGGCGACCTGGCCCCGCGTGACGTCGTCTCGGCGGCGATCACCCGACGGATGGGGCTCGCGCCGGGCGGGGTCGACGACCACGTTTTCCTGGACGCCACCAGCGTTCCCGGCTTCGCGAAGCGGTTCCCGACCGTGTTCGCGGCGTGCGCGGTGCTCGGCGTCGACCCGGCGAAGGACGCGATCCCGGTGACGCCCGCGGCGCACTTCGCATGTGGCGGCGTGGTGACCACTGTGGACGGACGGTCCACCGTGCGCGGCCTGTACGCCGCCGGTGAGGTGGCCCGCACCGGCCTGCACGGCGCGAACCGCCTGGCGTCCAACAGCCTGCTCGAAGGGCTGGTCGTCGGGCATCGGGTGGCCGAGGCCGTGGCCGCGGACCTCGCGGCCGGCCTGCTGCCCGACCCGGCGCGCGGGCGCCTGCCGGCCAGCGCGGTCGCGCCGGCGGCGGATCGCGACGCGTTGCAGCGTGTGATGAGCCGGTACGCCGCCATCGGCCGGGACGCCGACGGGCTGGCCGCCGCCGGATCGGTGCTCGACCTGTCCACGCAGGACAGTCCGCTGTGGACGCACGCGGCGGTCGAGGACGCCGCGCTCACCGTGGCGGCACAGGCTTTGCTCACCGCGGCGGCGCTGCGCACCGAATCGCGGGGCTGCCACGTGCGGACTGATTTCCCCGAGCGGGACGAGCGGGACTGGCGGCGTAGCCAGCTGCTCCGGCTCAGCCTGTCCGGCCAGCCGGTGCTGGCCGAGAAGATCCCACTGGAGGGTGTGGCATGA
- the nadC gene encoding carboxylating nicotinate-nucleotide diphosphorylase → MTELSEISPATERALAEAGLELADVRRVVTTALGEDLRYGPDATTAATVPADTRALAELTPRVPGVVAGIPVVLAVFDAVLGADYEVVSRREDGERLAAGEPALVVRGPVRGLLTAERTALNLLCHLSGVATATAAWVSEVDGTGAAIRDSRKTMPGLRLLQKYAVRCGGGVNHRLGLGDAVLIKDNHVVAAGSVTAALAAAREHAPELACEVEVDDLAQLDEALAAHADEVLLDNFTPEECAKAVERRDQLSPKTRLESSGGLTLGRGRAYAESGVDYLSVGGLTHSSPALDLGMDLR, encoded by the coding sequence ATGACCGAGCTGTCCGAGATTTCTCCGGCGACTGAGCGCGCGCTGGCCGAAGCCGGGCTGGAGCTGGCCGACGTCCGCCGTGTCGTCACCACGGCGCTGGGCGAGGACCTGCGTTACGGGCCGGACGCCACCACGGCGGCCACGGTGCCGGCCGACACGCGGGCGCTGGCCGAGCTGACCCCCCGCGTGCCCGGTGTCGTCGCCGGGATCCCCGTGGTGCTGGCCGTGTTCGACGCCGTACTGGGCGCGGACTACGAGGTGGTCTCCCGCCGCGAGGACGGCGAACGGCTGGCGGCGGGGGAGCCCGCGCTGGTCGTCCGCGGCCCGGTGCGCGGGCTGCTCACGGCGGAGCGCACGGCGCTGAACCTGCTGTGCCACCTCTCCGGTGTCGCCACGGCGACTGCCGCGTGGGTGTCCGAAGTGGACGGAACCGGCGCGGCGATCCGTGACTCCCGTAAGACGATGCCGGGGCTGCGGCTGCTGCAGAAGTACGCGGTCCGCTGCGGCGGCGGGGTCAACCACCGGCTCGGGCTCGGCGACGCGGTGCTGATCAAGGACAACCACGTCGTCGCGGCCGGCTCCGTCACCGCCGCGCTGGCGGCCGCCCGGGAGCACGCCCCGGAGCTGGCGTGCGAGGTCGAGGTGGACGACCTGGCGCAGCTGGACGAGGCGCTCGCCGCGCACGCGGACGAGGTGCTGCTGGACAACTTCACGCCGGAGGAGTGCGCGAAAGCGGTGGAGCGCCGGGATCAGCTGTCGCCGAAGACGCGGCTGGAATCCTCTGGCGGCCTGACCCTCGGCCGTGGTAGGGCCTACGCCGAGTCCGGTGTGGACTATCTGTCGGTGGGCGGCCTGACCCATTCCTCGCCGGCGTTGGACCTCGGGATGGACCTGCGCTGA